In Pyrus communis chromosome 15, drPyrComm1.1, whole genome shotgun sequence, the genomic stretch AACACATTTCAAGTAATACTATTCCATGCCaagtaaaaataattaaaagtataAACAATTACCTTTTCCATTAACTTCAGAGTTTAAACAGCTAAATGTAAGGCTACACAAGCAAAAAAGACTAGCTTTGACAAATCTTACCAAGTTATACATGTTGGAAAGCACTTTACCACTATTTAACACTATAAGTACGACCTAATTAGcaaatacaaaattacaatcagCACCCAGAGACCCCTAAAGAAAACCTACGATAAAGGGTATCAAATTTTGTCTAGAACTAGTTGTATAGTATATTCCATCCCTTTCTTATTATAGTTATTTTGATTATCCCCGCACATCAAACAAACATGACTTGAAAAAGGtaacataaaaatgaaaaaccacaCAATGCAATGCTTTCACCGACTAAATCACACAATTTAATGCTTTGACTGACTaccataaaatccaacttcagTGCAAAGTTTGTTTCTCACCAGAGTGGATCTTGTACAATTTATCATCCACAAGTCCCCTTCCTTTTCTGGATATAGGTCCCCAGTGGTATCACACCGAAGAGACAAATTCCTTATGTCACCAAGAACCAATTTCTGCTCCCGCTCTTTCTGCTCAAGGTCCACCTTTGCAAGCTCTACCTCTTCAACACCATCAGGAACAACCTCATCTGCCTCCTCCTCCacatcttcatcatcttcagCAGGAAGAGACAGACTACTTTTTCTAGGCCTGAACCAAACGCATAATTCAAATCAATCGAATATctataaaaagttgaaaaagcaTCACCAACAACCTTTTCACAGGAAGTTTCACATTTAATTTGAGATCTTTATAGGGAAAAGGCCATTGCAGCTGACTAACAAAGTAGCAGTACTGAAACAAATCGTACTTATTAAAAATTCAGCCAACAACATTTTATTTGCCAACCGACGATGAGATCATAAAAAAGTGGACAAGAAGAAAACCACAAAGAAAACAGTGAAAATCAAAATGTGAGGGGAAAAGTGTAGGAACTCCCTAACTTCAACTCATGAAAATTAAATGAGGAGATCCAAtacaattttctataattattgTCCATCTTTGTTTGCAtagttttctatatttttgtCTACTATTTATcccaaaattatataatatgacACAATTTGAAAAGGagagaaatcaaattaaaaataaaaaggatgcAAATCCTCACTTGGGAGGCCGTGGAAAGAGAAGATTTGTCAACACATTCCACATAACCTGAAACTGGCGAGAAGTCATAGTTGCCGTAATATTATGGGAATTGAAAGTCAGCTCTTTCAAGGGCTTAACCTGCAAGAAAAAGATTCAAATGCGAGGGAAGTGCTTAATAAATGTGAACATTCACACACCAGGCTGGGATAACAGCATCAATATTGAAAGATGATCACTTGGATATGTATGTTATACCATACATACACACCTCAATTTATGCAAATAAGTAAGCATTCAAGGCTCAAGCATACATTTACCTACGAGATATATATAAAAAGTGACCAACATATACGCATAATGAAGGGTCAAATCACCTTTAACTCTGGAGTTCCACCTTTGTGCCTTGTGTAGCGGAAGTACATATCGCAGGGCATAAAAACTCTCTCAAGTAATGCACCAGTACGTTTAACTTTTGGAGAACTTTTACGAATCTTTGGAAGCCACTGCAATCCAGCACCTGGATCAACATCTGTTGGTGCAACATGAGCTTCGACATGTTCCAACATAACAGAATACTCCTGGCGTTTCCATGTCATTTCAGGTTCACATTCTGGAATATTTACATTCCCAGTACCAAGTGCTTGCTCGAGCATATCAGAGCCAACCTGAAGGACTGAATGAAAAGACCTAGCCAAGACCCGGCCACTAACAGCAGCAAGCAGAAATCTTCCCTGTTTAGCAAAAAGGCAGTCATCCTCAgatgaaattacatttttttttttttcttgcatagTTCAGACAATTGAAGAGTGCATAATGCATGAGCACATATTTCTCTGATGGCCTGGACCTCCCAAAAATTTAATGTTTTTCCAGTGAACTTTACGGACAACAATTTCTGTTATGTAATGACATACTGAAAATGACAAGATACTAACAATCTGACTTGTAACATTTTCTTATTAAATTTAATAGAGAGCAAGATCTTTCGATCTAAAACATTATTTGATAAATATAGACAGTAATAAGAATACCAAAACTAAGCAATGAAAATTCTAAACAACTCACATTTGCATCTTCTGAGTGAAGATTAAATTGGGGCCCAATAACATTCACCATGAAATAACGAGTCCCGTCCTCCTCAGAATCATTTGTGTCTCTATTCTTTGCTACAATCATGGGAAACAAATGCCACTTAGTAGAAATTTTGGtctataaaacaagttaatGTCCATGACATTCATCACAATAAAGTTaacaatatttatttaaaaagtcctgtttccttttgattttttccctataaaaacaaaaagaaaagcccAGGAAATCCAAAAGTACACTTCTAAATACAAGTTTAACACATTCGCATATTggacataaaaatataagtaaTTCAGATTTCACAGGGTGGAAAATTTACCAACTACAGCAGATGACGAGTTCCCAACCGCAACAGATGGAGAGTTACCAGATGTCGCAGATGATGAGTTCCCAACCGCAATAGATGATGAGTTCTCGGTGGCTGATGATGAGTTTTCTAATTTAACGGGATGTGCTGGAGATGAAAGTGAACCAGAGGTCTCCGCATGCTCGACGGAAGAGGAACTAACACCATGGCTAGTAGTAGAGGGTTTAGAGTTACCATCTTGTTGCATTTCACCACCAGTATGTGCCTGGTTCTCCTCGTGTAATTTCCTTTGTGCATACTGTCTAGAAGGAGAAGGTTTGGGTGGCTGAAATGCTTTGGATAAACCACCAACAAAAGACCAAACAGCATCTCTATTCTCAATAGTCCACAGAAGCTTGAGCCCATAAACAAATATACGCTGACAATTGTCAGCTATTACCACATTGTATCCATCATCATCACTATGATCAGACCGTGTATGCTCATCACTCTCACTCCCATTTTCAAACTCAGACCTCACATATGTCATCTCAAGATTTTTTCTTCCAGCCTCTTGCCAAGCTAATAACCTGGCTGGGTCAGCTTTCGGCGCCTGCCTTCTTATTGTAAAATAATCAGATGACAATAGAAATCCATCATCACGATGCTTCTCTGTGCAACTACTCACATAGTTACTTTTCTCGTTGGGACCTCTATCCGTAGATGCAGATTGTGAATTTTTTATTGTCATTTGAACCACTTTTGCAACACTaatactttcttttttatttaaaaatgccTTAGGCATATGAAGGTCAAAACCCTGGTAAACAAGATCAAGAGGCTCACGCTTGCATTCAAAAGTATACTTTTGCTTACCCCGACTATAACACAATTCACATTTGAGCTTAGTCATATTAAATGTCAGTCCTTTAGCTGGATCATCATCATCTAGCGGCATATGTTTTAAACATGTAGGTGCAGCATCAATGCGGAGCATAAATTCTGTCATTACTCTGTCCAATGACAAGTTACCAGATCTAGGAACTCTTGGAACTCCAAAACGAGGCCAACGAGCAAAAGACCGCAATTTGTGAGGAGGAAGATAATTCATGTTCCAAAACTTTATCAACCATGCTAGATCATGAGCACCAACATTTATTGTAGGTGAAAGAACGGAAACATTGTCATCTTTATGAGGAGGACCATAAACAGTTCCATCTACATCACCATTACCTGCCTCGGTAGAAAAAGGGCTTTGCTTTTCAAGTGGAGAGGGCCTAAGAGAAAAGGTCCAGCGAAGGGATAGAGAGGTGGATCTGTATGGATCAAAAACCTTATCACGAGGTCTTCCTTCAGCAGGAAATGCAAACAAATAATGATTCATGGGATTTCCAGATTCACATTCCCAACCTAATGTAACTTCAACTGTAAAGGCTGGAGCCTCTAGCAATGGACCAGATACACCTTTAGGAAGTTTTAAACCACAATTATTTGCCAAACTCTCCAAACTGCTTATGAAAATCTTGAAAGCATTTGCTGAAACATAAATCCGGCCATCGGACTGCTGAATCTCCATAGAACCAGTTATTATTTGAAGTTTGTCAAGCTTTTCATAAGGATCAGTAGTCGCAAGTATATTAAATATGGCTTCTGAAAATAATAAGGTGATGTTTCCATGAATATAATTTCTCATATCATCCCACCATGGTAAGCTCTTTTCCTTTTTGGGAGGAATGGGAAGTGGATTAGGGTTCCTAACAGATAGATTAGCCCTGCGAAGGGCCACAGAAAAAGCATAAGTGACATCAGCAAAAGCAGGTTCATATCCCACCCCAAAGGACACTTCAGCTTTCTGAAAATGTAAGGATAAATCTGTATATGTTTTCATAGGTGGAGTTGTGCCACTAGCCGAACGAAGCATGTTCACCTTTCTCCATCTCCCAATATAGACTTCTTTGTATACTTGAGGCTGAAAACTTGTTGCCTGATCCaaagaaataattttcaattatacAGCATACGCGCACAAGTTTTGCATGTAAGGAGATGAAAAAATCACATCAAGACCCAAACAATCAATCATGAATACATACAAAGGAAGGTTTGATACACTTTCAAATATGACTACAGGGTCTGATCACAGAAGACCAAAGAATGGTTTTTCATTTTGACAAGAAGAACCTGGGAGTCATTTTAtccaggaaaagaaaaggtgaaGGATATTCAGCACCTCTTAATGAATGATAATGCTAGGGTCAGTAGGcaattatttttcattagttttcactCTCTTTTTTTCGGCCTTGGGCCTCGACTGGACCCCAACAAAAGGTGAAATACAGGCAACGCATACAAGCAGTCTACAAAAGATATTAAGATAGCTTAAGTGAGCAAATCCAAAAGAAGTATTTTAACCTAAGAAATATGCACACAAGCTCTGTTTCTTTATTGTCTTTTAGCTATACAATGTCTCCTATtcagaaaagggaaaaaagggaaaaagaaatatgCTACCGAAAAAACAGGAAGGACCTGGTCATCTAAACCCCACAATGTCCTCTAAGACTTTTTATGTCCGCATGCATGCACGTGGCAATAGATGCAAGTATTTAGTCCTTAATTATCCAAGAAGATGGATTGTATGAAATCAAATAAACTTACAATTCCACTtcacaaacaatattattagcGCGTGACCAAAAGGAGATGCATTGATAAAAGGTGGGTAATATCCCTGCATTTGACATTTTATAAGATTTAAATGAATGAAGATGGGTAATATTATCCCCGCATTTGACATTTTACAAGAAATTTACACTAGTACTTGTCCAAAGAGTGGGGACAACATTACTGACTACTTCAAGATGACTAGATGAAGACATATTGGCACATTAACTAGCTATTTAACTTTTTTTGAACCATATAATCACTAATTGACAATCACAATCGACAACTTGACATTGGACCAGACAAACCACTTTGAATGTGTTGGTTAACCCAAAGGAATGACCTGTCCGCATAGTAGATTATTTAAGCTGTAGAAAATTAGTAAAATCTTTACTTTTATTTCATAAAGAGACATTCctaaaagaagagaggagaaattAAGCTGGAGGATATGAGTAATCCTTCAGCTACTTTGTTGAACTATCTGACCAAACGTCAAGTTTTGCAGCACAGACGTTCATCACTTGCAATTccagttttgttctttttctttttatcatgGTAGGCTTGGCCAACAGAAAATAATTGGAAAAAACAATGTTCCTGTAATCAAGATTTGTCTAaggattttctttcttttaatattttctcccCAGAAATAGCACCTGGCAAAGCAAATTTACATATGCTAAACCTAAGAAATCAAAAGAAGGGTAACAAACGGAATATGTCACTTTGCAAATTACCTGCTGTGCAAGTACAAGACGACCTTCACATTTACCAGAAGTACCACACAGAAGAGGAGATGCATAATCACGTAGCTGAATGACAAGAGAACCTGCGTGCAAGAGAATATTACTCCCACATAGTCGAGAAAATGGTATATCATTTTCACGACAAACCGGATCTAGCGTCTTTATGACCTCTATCATCCCATCATCTCCACCATCAATCCTTGTCAAGGTTACATCTAAGTCTCTCGCTGTTATGGAAAGAAGAGAAGTCCTGGAAGTACTTGGCTTAAAACCAGACTGAAACCCTTCCCTACAGGCACCTGAACCTTCAGATGGTGCTAGATTTTTGCATGCCCTATAATACGATTTGAATGATTGTTTATAAATTTCTCCTTGCATCTCGCTAACTGCTGATGGATCTTGTACATCAATCTCAACTCCATTAAAGAAAGTTTTTATTCCTTGAGTAGAATCTACTCTTTCGGTTGTTTTAGGAATCTGGTTGGCTTTGGAAACAAATTCATCAAGAAACTTCAACCTAACAGCTAACTCAGATGCCTCATTCTTCATCAGCCGATAATGTTCATCAAGCCAACCTTGCAGCGGCTCTTCTTCAATATCAGCAGTTAACTTTCGTATGCCAAACTTTAAACAGCCAAATTTCATTGAACCAGGCTTCTTAGGTTTTGAGGTATCTTTCTTCCTGGGAAAGATGAGACTAGTTCTAGCAGCACTTACAAGCTTCAAAGCGCGCAACATTTCTTCAACAGAATCATCAATGGCGCGCAATTCTAACCTATATGGCAAGCAAATATGAACATCAAGGCCTTGAATTACCCAATCCCATGTTGTAGCTACAGGTGTTTTTGCGTCGGAAGGGCATGAGGCACTAGGAATACGTGAAATTTGCATCCGGCTACTTTTTAATACTCTGGACCCATTAAAACTAAGCATAAGCCCTTCAAGAAGTACACCTATACGGGCATTCTCAGAAAAAATTGATTGTACCTGAACAATTGCATCAACCCCATCACCAGCCTCAGCAAATATGGACAGCATTTCCACATCTACAGCAAAAATAGATTCCCTCTTCTTGGACTTGTCTAAATTCACTGGTTCTGCAATGACTTCCTTTTTCTGGTCAGAACCTTTCATGCCAGGGGCATCTTCATTACCATGTCTCTGAAGCTTCTGATTATGTACAAGTAACTTCAACTGTAGTCCAAGTTCAACTAGTGATAATTGTACATCAGGTTCCCACCTAACTGTAATATCAGTAGCACTGAAAAGAGAGCAAACAGCAACCTCTTTCAGACCGCCAGAACGCCGTACAAATTTGGAATTCTGGATGTCAAACAAAGCCACTTTCGTTTCCGGCTTATCTTCCTCCAAGTGGTCCTGATAGATAGATCTGGCTCTTTCAAGTTCAATCTGTGTGGATTGTTTCTCCTTGTTCACGCACAAACTTAAATGGAAGATGTCAAGAGAAATGGAATACCTCAATTTCTTGCGTTCATCAGATGTTGTGGACATTATGTCTGCAACCCGGGGTGTGCCATCATCTGAGGTACTTATTACAACTCGACCACCTTGTGATCCATAGTTCACACACTTAGGATCTGCAACAACAGTATTTTCTAAGCCTGCCTCACCACAAAATTTCACAGAACATCGTTCAAGATTTAACTTCAACAACTGAGTCCCTTTCCCTGATGGTTTGGACGGACGCCCTTGGCCTTGTGATGCTCTTCTTTCAGAAGAAGACAAAGTTTTCAAAAGTGCTTGAAAGGACATTGCAGTTGATATAAGCGACTCAACACGCTTGAATGTGAAAAACACACCCATACCCGTCACATCAACAGATAAAACCAATTTACATTTCGGACCGTCTTCTTTGGATGATTCCATGTCCTTTTTGCCCCAGTCCAGACTAACCTTTGCAACATTAATTATAGAACCCGAATTTGATTCTACACCAAAAAGGCTCTCTTTCAAGCATTCTTGGTATTCATCTGCCATGTGCAAATTTAGCTCACCAAGTTCCATATGTACAGTGGTTCCCGTATTTGATATGTTATTCGCAAATATGTGCGATGATTGAGAGCAACCCTACACCAGAAACTCAAACGTTATGACTTGcaattcataattttatttttgaactaaaaaataaaaagattaacAGGAATAGGAATACATGATTAATGACAAATAAAGAAGCTGAACCTAGAGAAGAGCAAGAGACACAATGGCTACTTCACTGGACAGTGAAAATTAGATGGTAAATCAACAAAAACAGAGCTCTATTACCTACATATATGCAAATGTTTTACATTATAATATGACCAAATACTAATTGCTTAAGAACTTAGAAGTGCAATTGGGAGAGAATGGCACTacaatgttgttttctttgaacTAATACAACTTTGTTCTTAATCAAAACCGAAGGCCCTACTATGTATGACCTGCTGAGGGGTTTTAATATACACCTCACTTTTtactcattttaaaaaaatagaacaaaaaccACTCTGAATTTTTGCAATGGCGAATGGATAGTTTCATATCCTTTCACCTATGAGTTCCTCATGTACATAAAATGATATTCAAGCAAGGACAAGAAGAGCGTTCAAAACTCTACAAATAGCAGGAAATTCTAATAATACCCATTTGCTTACTACACCTCTCATATcctttaacaaattaaagattTGCTCGATATACCAACCTAATCCCAAATGCCCCCAATTTGTATAAGAGATAACTGATCCTTTTGGATTAGATCATGCCCCCAGGGTTAGATTGCTGGcttccccttgtgtttcctTGTCAAAGCACGTAAGGGATGTTTCTTTTAATTTGATCCATGTGTATTGGTCTGCCATTTTAGTCTAAGTGGGTGTATTTTCTCTAAGTCCGGAGTGGGTTTGAGGATGTTTGAAAAATCACTGCTTTTTAGGCATTTGTTTCCAACGGTCTTTTCATCTTATTTTGTATTTCTCATTTGCCCCtccaataaaaaaattggattcTTAAGTCTTATCACACAAATAGCTACAACATCCTTTTACTCACTAAACCAACCTAGGTAAACTTTTCACTCATTATATCCCTCATAACTCTCAAAACTCTTAACTACGAAGACATGAAAGCCACTGCCATCACGGCCCACCACTGATGCACTGGGTCATTGGACTTCAAGAACTACCGCACATGTCATGAGACCTGCTCACCCACTCCCATACGACCACACATCTAAGCTTTTGGAAGCACCTTTTTGAATTTCATCTTCAGTGAAGACCTAGGGTGAATCTTAAATCTAAGCTCATTTGTGGTTTCTGTAACTATTTTCATTGCTTATGATTTTTTTTGGCCTTTGTCTGTTATGAATTATGTTGGAAAACATACTCGGTGTGTGATTTAATGGATTCAAGGTTTTTCAAACATCAGTGGGTAAAAACATCAAACACTCCTCCATAGTTGAGTGGCAACTAATAACTGAGCGGTATGTGATCAAATAGGGGAAAATGAATAGAATTTACTGTAAATGATTTTAGGAACGGTAAAATCTAGAATGCACTTGCATAAATTCACTGCCACTTTAATCACTTGTTTGGTACCCCACGGATTTTTCTCAAAATGTCTAATAAAATCACTCATACTTATGGAAGTGCTGTTTAAGCATCTCTCCCACCAAATCCTTACGCAGTCATCATAACTGGGAAAGAAACTGTTGCGCATCACACATACCCTAATCATATAAAATGAATCTATGAGGAATGGAGACGTGGGAAACTGTACCAGAATTGCTGCCCTGAACTTTCTTATGATTTGATACATTCCTGCTTTTATATTGTCTTTTCCTATGGTAAAATTTGCATAAAATGCTTGATAATTTATATAACTCAATTTAGCAAAATAAATGCCTTTCAGTGTCTGTTCACATTAGATAATTATATAACAGAAAAAAACTGATATTGCACAAGAAAATTTCACTTTTCCAAAGCTTCTTACATGCACAGACAAGAATATCTTACTCTTTATACTTTTCCTGATTTTTATAACTAATTTTATATCACTGATTTCGTTCCCATGGCTTGCACATATGGGTAATGCCCTCTGGGCACaattttttgataaatttttacacattaataaaaaaaaaacacaaaaatatcagTTGTTCAGTGTAACCTAAAAAATATGATAGTGCTAGCAGAGAGTTGTATCACTTACATGATACAATGGCAACCCACTGATGCTATAAACCACAATAGTCATCTCAGGGGCTGAAACAGTACATGTCCACATGATGGCCTTGGTATCATCGGTTGGTGGTGGCTTGTCAAGAGTGGAACTTCCCTCCCGAAGCACCATTCGTTTCTTTTTTGACAAGTGGAGGCGCAACCATGGCTTTAATCTATTCATTATAACGTTGCATTGTGTACCTCCTAGCTTTACATCCATTTCAGCTCTGACAGGCGAGGTTGGCTGAAAAGTTAAAAGAGTTCCAAGTCAATAACTGACCCCCACCATATCAAAAATGCAGTGCCTGTTTCTAATGAAATATTGCATAGGGAATTCCATGGGAAATTCCAGATTTGAttcttttcaaagaaaaaaaatatcgcatgggaaattctaaatttgttGGAATGGACCGTAGCAGTGGCCCGTGGATCTTATCATGTGCTTAGTTGCTTTTAGAAACattgttttcatttatttagA encodes the following:
- the LOC137718429 gene encoding protein SABRE-like isoform X2, with the protein product MAASPVNFLFCFLVICITLWLLFMLLAWILSRVVGASIRFRFGGWKCIRDLVVEFKKGAVESVSVGEIKLSLRQSLVKLFGFISKDPKLQVLICDLEVVMRPSSRSTARAKPQRPRTTKANSGRGKWMVVANIARYLSVSITDLVLKMPKASIEVKELKVDISKDGASKQNLIVKLHISPIVVLRSDPRVSCDLSNFSTGGSISASQSSSSMMERTSALFICEDFILSCEFGHNREVGVMIKNVDIACGEITVNLNEEMLSTSKSSSQTSSQPDNVLGSATDSVASKKPHKKQQMIVALSKYTSLFPEKVSFSLPKLDMRFVHREYDFSVENNIMGIQLKSTKSQSSEDVGETTRLDVQLDFSEIHLLREAGISVLEILKVDVVSFFYIPVQPTSPVRAEMDVKLGGTQCNVIMNRLKPWLRLHLSKKKRMVLREGSSTLDKPPPTDDTKAIMWTCTVSAPEMTIVVYSISGLPLYHGCSQSSHIFANNISNTGTTVHMELGELNLHMADEYQECLKESLFGVESNSGSIINVAKVSLDWGKKDMESSKEDGPKCKLVLSVDVTGMGVFFTFKRVESLISTAMSFQALLKTLSSSERRASQGQGRPSKPSGKGTQLLKLNLERCSVKFCGEAGLENTVVADPKCVNYGSQGGRVVISTSDDGTPRVADIMSTTSDERKKLRYSISLDIFHLSLCVNKEKQSTQIELERARSIYQDHLEEDKPETKVALFDIQNSKFVRRSGGLKEVAVCSLFSATDITVRWEPDVQLSLVELGLQLKLLVHNQKLQRHGNEDAPGMKGSDQKKEVIAEPVNLDKSKKRESIFAVDVEMLSIFAEAGDGVDAIVQVQSIFSENARIGVLLEGLMLSFNGSRVLKSSRMQISRIPSASCPSDAKTPVATTWDWVIQGLDVHICLPYRLELRAIDDSVEEMLRALKLVSAARTSLIFPRKKDTSKPKKPGSMKFGCLKFGIRKLTADIEEEPLQGWLDEHYRLMKNEASELAVRLKFLDEFVSKANQIPKTTERVDSTQGIKTFFNGVEIDVQDPSAVSEMQGEIYKQSFKSYYRACKNLAPSEGSGACREGFQSGFKPSTSRTSLLSITARDLDVTLTRIDGGDDGMIEVIKTLDPVCRENDIPFSRLCGSNILLHAGSLVIQLRDYASPLLCGTSGKCEGRLVLAQQATSFQPQVYKEVYIGRWRKVNMLRSASGTTPPMKTYTDLSLHFQKAEVSFGVGYEPAFADVTYAFSVALRRANLSVRNPNPLPIPPKKEKSLPWWDDMRNYIHGNITLLFSEAIFNILATTDPYEKLDKLQIITGSMEIQQSDGRIYVSANAFKIFISSLESLANNCGLKLPKGVSGPLLEAPAFTVEVTLGWECESGNPMNHYLFAFPAEGRPRDKVFDPYRSTSLSLRWTFSLRPSPLEKQSPFSTEAGNGDVDGTVYGPPHKDDNVSVLSPTINVGAHDLAWLIKFWNMNYLPPHKLRSFARWPRFGVPRVPRSGNLSLDRVMTEFMLRIDAAPTCLKHMPLDDDDPAKGLTFNMTKLKCELCYSRGKQKYTFECKREPLDLVYQGFDLHMPKAFLNKKESISVAKVVQMTIKNSQSASTDRGPNEKSNYVSSCTEKHRDDGFLLSSDYFTIRRQAPKADPARLLAWQEAGRKNLEMTYVRSEFENGSESDEHTRSDHSDDDGYNVVIADNCQRIFVYGLKLLWTIENRDAVWSFVGGLSKAFQPPKPSPSRQYAQRKLHEENQAHTGGEMQQDGNSKPSTTSHGVSSSSVEHAETSGSLSSPAHPVKLENSSSATENSSSIAVGNSSSATSGNSPSVAVGNSSSAVVAKNRDTNDSEEDGTRYFMVNVIGPQFNLHSEDANGRFLLAAVSGRVLARSFHSVLQVGSDMLEQALGTGNVNIPECEPEMTWKRQEYSVMLEHVEAHVAPTDVDPGAGLQWLPKIRKSSPKVKRTGALLERVFMPCDMYFRYTRHKGGTPELKVKPLKELTFNSHNITATMTSRQFQVMWNVLTNLLFPRPPKPRKSSLSLPAEDDEDVEEEADEVVPDGVEEVELAKVDLEQKEREQKLVLGDIRNLSLRCDTTGDLYPEKEGDLWMINCTRSTLVQGLKRELVNSRKSRKASYALLRMALHKAAQLRLMEKEKNKSPSYAMRISLQINKVVWSMIVDGKSFAEAEINDMVCDFDRDYKDVGVAQFTTKNFVVRNCLPNAKSDMLLSAWNPPNEWRKEVLLRVDAKQGAAKDGNSSLERFHVDIYPLKIHLTEAMYRMMWGYLFPEEEQDSQRRQEVWKVSTTAGAKRVKKGSLVPEISALSGQTNKESETSSKASASAPATSQSSVHADPVQESKLQNLKTTVGGSPTRELRRTSSFERSWEDTVAESVATELVLQSITGPLGSIEPDESSKNKLKDPKAVKSGRSSHEEKKVTKSQSRPRKMMEFHNIKISQVELCVTYEGSRFVVNDLKLLMDTFHRVEFTGTWRRLFSRVKKHIIWGVLKSVTGMQGKKFKDKANSQREPSGSGVPDSDLNFSDNEGQSEQPDQNPITFLKRPSDGAGDGFVTSIRGLFNTQRRKAKAFVLRTMRGEAENDFQGDWSESDAEFSPFARQLTITKAKRLIRRHTRKFRSRKGSSSQQRDSLASSPRETTAFESDSSSGSSPYEDFNEGNILSSREVP